The Blattabacterium cuenoti sequence AAAAAGGGAAATTCGTTCGCAAAATTCTCATTTCTGAAGATATCTATTCTAATTCTAGTAAGATGAGGATAACAATGAAAAATTGTTTTTTTTCTCCCAAAGAATACTATTTATCGATATTAATGAACCGTGATATAGAAAAAAATGTAATTCTATATTCTAAAGAAGGAGGAATGGAGATAGAAGATATATCTAAAAAACATCCAGATAAAATCTTTATAGAAGAAATAGATCCATTTTTTGGTTTACAATTATTTCAAGTTAGAAAAATTGGATATAATCTAGGATTCAATGAGGAAGTTATAAAATATTTCAAACATTTTTTAATTTCTTTATACAAAGCTTATTTGTCTTGTGATGCATTATTATTGGAGATTAATCCTTTAATTAAAACTTTTGATCATCAAATTGTAGCAGTAGACATAAAGATGGTTTTGGATGATAATGCTTTATTTCGTCAGAAAAAATATGCGAGTTTTCGTGATCAACAAGAAGAAGATCCTGTTGAAATAGAAGCTTTTGAAGCAAAATTAAATTTTTTAAAATTAGAAGGAAATGTAGGATGTATGGTAAATGGAGCTGGATTAGCTATGGCTACCATGGATATGATTAAATCTTGTGGAGGAAATCCAGCTAATTTTTTAGACATAGGGGGATCTGCTGATAAAGATCGTGTTGAAAAAGCTTTTCGAATTATATTGAAAGATCCATCTGTACAGGCGATATTAATAAATATTTTTGGAGGAATTGTCCGTTGTGATACGGTCGCAGAGGGAATTATTAATTCATATCATAACATTGATCATAAAATCAAAATTCCGGTGATTGTTCGTTTACAAGGAACTAATGAGTTGGTTGCAAAAAAAAGACTTGAAAATAGTCAATTACCTATTTATTTCACATCCACTTTAAAAGAGGCAGCTGATAGAATAAAAAAAATTTTAATGATTAGATAATATTATATGGATAAATTTTTTTCATACATTGTATGGAGTATAAAATATAGGCCTGTCAAATGGAATGAAGTTATTGGACAAATGGATATTACAACCATTTTAAAAAATTCCATAGAAAAAAATCGTTTGTCTCAAATTTTATTATTTTTGGGACCTAGAGGAGTAGGAAAAAACACCTGTGCACGAATTTTGGCTAATGAATTAAATTCTTTTTCAAATATTTTTGAAATAAGTGGATTTTTGAATCATTCAGTGGAATCTATATGTAAAACAATCCATAAAATTCGTTCATATCCAAAAAACGGAAAATATAATATTCTTATTATAAATGATTTTCACTTCATCCCTCAAGATTCTTTTAATATAATTTTGAAAATTATAGAAAAACCTCCTTCACATGTATTATTGATTTTCTGTACAACAGAAAAAAATAAAATTTTTTCTATTATTTCACGTTGTCAAGTCTATGAATTTAGACATATTTCTTTAAGAGATATTTTTTTTTACTTAAAAAAAATAGCGAAAAAAGAACGTATAGAAATAGATAATGAGGCTTTGTTTATTATTTCAAAAAATGGGAATGGTTCACTTAGTGAAGCGCTTAATACTTTCGAGAAACTTACATTTTATGACCAAAAAAAAATTTCTAGAGAATTAGTTATGGAAAAATTAGGAATTCTGGATACTGGTTACTATTTTAAAATAATTGATTATTTATTGAATCAAAAAATATCTCATGTCTTAATTTTATTAGATAAAATTTTTCAATCCGGAGTAAGTTCTATTAATTTCATAGGTGGATTAACTAAACATTTTAGAGATCTATTGTTATCGAAAAATACTGAAACTTTATTCCTTTTAAAATTAAAAAAGAAAACTATACAATTTTATATACAACAGTCCAGAAAAATATGTTCTTCTTTTTTAATTAATGCTTTGAAAATTTGT is a genomic window containing:
- the sucC gene encoding ADP-forming succinate--CoA ligase subunit beta; the encoded protein is MNLHEFQGREILRSFSVNIPDGVVVTTPEEAVEAAKVIFKKTNKTSLVIKAQIHAGGRGKGGGIQIAKSLEEVYEKSKNLLGKYLITPQTSKKGKFVRKILISEDIYSNSSKMRITMKNCFFSPKEYYLSILMNRDIEKNVILYSKEGGMEIEDISKKHPDKIFIEEIDPFFGLQLFQVRKIGYNLGFNEEVIKYFKHFLISLYKAYLSCDALLLEINPLIKTFDHQIVAVDIKMVLDDNALFRQKKYASFRDQQEEDPVEIEAFEAKLNFLKLEGNVGCMVNGAGLAMATMDMIKSCGGNPANFLDIGGSADKDRVEKAFRIILKDPSVQAILINIFGGIVRCDTVAEGIINSYHNIDHKIKIPVIVRLQGTNELVAKKRLENSQLPIYFTSTLKEAADRIKKILMIR
- the holA gene encoding DNA polymerase III subunit delta — its product is MDKFFSYIVWSIKYRPVKWNEVIGQMDITTILKNSIEKNRLSQILLFLGPRGVGKNTCARILANELNSFSNIFEISGFLNHSVESICKTIHKIRSYPKNGKYNILIINDFHFIPQDSFNIILKIIEKPPSHVLLIFCTTEKNKIFSIISRCQVYEFRHISLRDIFFYLKKIAKKERIEIDNEALFIISKNGNGSLSEALNTFEKLTFYDQKKISRELVMEKLGILDTGYYFKIIDYLLNQKISHVLILLDKIFQSGVSSINFIGGLTKHFRDLLLSKNTETLFLLKLKKKTIQFYIQQSRKICSSFLINALKICRQMEKESIIYNNSRLTIEIYLIQLANCLCTYPKDSDENHEKKVQYLQENWINFIQKFSEKIHPTYLNSLKHEIQFHIDKNQILLVIPSQLETRNFSFIQTHFIKYFRNKFPHLELKILVKEKDLENFPIEQYNSLSRKNKCVDKLIERLNLKILSSIPTKFYDKKISLS